ATACGCCCGGAGGTTCTCTCTCGTCCCACGGGTCATCTTCCACTGCGCGTCGATTCCGACGACGTCGCTCCCCACGAGCCCCGCCTCGATGAGGAACCCGCCGGTGCCGCACATCGGATCGACGATAGTCCTGTCCGTACCCGCCCCGGCGACGTTGACCGCCCAGCGGGCGTCGAGCGGGTCCATGCTCCCCGGCTGGAAGAAGGGACGGTCGGTCGGTCGCCTGGTCGAAAACCCTCGGCGGCTCTCGGCGGCGAGCCAGCCGAGCAGGCAGACGTCGGCGGAGAACCACGCACAGAGGACGTGGTCGGGGTCGTCGAGGTCGACGTCGAAGTCACGCGCCGTGAGCACGCTCCCGAGTTCAATCTCGGCCGCCCGGGTGGAGACGCCGGCCGACGAACGGACGTCGCGTGCCCGGACCGCGACGGTTCCCGCGCGGTCGATCCCCGCCGCGACGAGGAGCGCGCGGGCGTTCTCGACGGTCGCGTCGGTCCGGCCGAGGAGTTCGGCCGCGCGATGGGTGTACGCGAGGCCTTCGAGCCGTCCGGCGTCGATGCCGCGGGCTGTCGCCAGCCCCGGCGCGACCACGGTGACGTCGG
This Salinigranum marinum DNA region includes the following protein-coding sequences:
- a CDS encoding methyltransferase domain-containing protein — its product is MYGLALAGNDDAYAACEARTAATDVTVVAPGLATARGIDAGRLEGLAYTHRAAELLGRTDATVENARALLVAAGIDRAGTVAVRARDVRSSAGVSTRAAEIELGSVLTARDFDVDLDDPDHVLCAWFSADVCLLGWLAAESRRGFSTRRPTDRPFFQPGSMDPLDARWAVNVAGAGTDRTIVDPMCGTGGFLIEAGLVGSDVVGIDAQWKMTRGTRENLRAYLDGGFDVLRGDATALPLRDGVADGVVVDVPYGRQSKIETHSLSELVSGALAEAARIAPRAVVVADRSWAAAADEAGWTVTERFERRVHGSLTRHVHVLRRSAVDGGGSSVAPGTDRRATRRDPS